catcaccttgGCACACTTCTTTATATCACAGAAGCTAGCAAATAAGAAAAGAGCTCCAGGTCAGGCATACACTTCAAGGAGGTTCCAGACAAGCGGAGACAACGGAAAGCGCTGGCAAGTCAAAGCACGTCAAAATTGCCCATGCAGTGTTAGCTACGGTGATGATCAACCATGCCACCAAGATTCCCTGCACAAGAACACAAAATCCAGACCCTTGtgatcacctagttccaacccctcctATAGGCAGGCACacttccctctagaccaggttgctcaaagccccgtccagcctggccttgaccACTTCCAGGGAGGGCCCATTCACaacagaatttcttcccaatacCTAGTTTAattctaccctcttccagtttaaagccatttcctctcgtcgtgtcactacctgcccttattaaaagtccctccccagctttcctgcaggcctccttcaggtactggaaggctgctatcaggtccccccccgagccttctcttctccaggctgaagagccccagctctctcagcctctccccatccTCGCTAATGATTAGATGCACAATGTCCTCTCATGCTTTCCTTCTGGAAGTGGAGGTTGAGCGGCAGCTTGACTCGTGATTAAGTCCTCCAGAAAACTTCATTCTCTCCTACGAGGAGACTGGATACTGAAAACTTCTCCAAAGTCAGTATTAAACAAATGCAGTACCTAAAGCCCAAGGAGAAAAGCCGTTTCAGATTTAAGACCACAAAACAATCATATTCTGTTCCAATACAATGTCtattctaatttaaatttcaatGACTAGCATTTAACCCACCCTGCCAAGAAATGACAGACTGCGGGAAGAAAAGTCCTCAGTAAAGAACACCAATGCTTAAAGTATCCCTGAAGTAAAAAGATAcaaaagggaatggaagggaagggaaatggggggTGTAGTGGAAAGGGAGAGCTAGGGAGAGCaagggagagcaagggaatGGAAGGCACGGGAAAAGAGGGGGTGCAttgggaagggagagcaagggagagcaagggaatggaagggaagggaaatggaggGGTATgaggaagggagagcaagggaatggaagggaagggaaatggggggTGTAGTGGGAAGGGACAGCAAGGAAATTGAAGGTAAGGAAAGGGAATAGAAGTGAAGGGAAAAGGGCACTGTAGTGGGAAGGCGAGagcaagggaatggaagggaagggaaatggggtgtagtgggaagggagagcaagTGAATGGAAGAGAATGACAggaaatggaagggaagggaaaaggggggtGTAGTGGGAACGGAGAGCACGGGAatggaagggagagaaagggaatggatgggaagggaaatggggtgTGTAGTGGGAAGTGAGAGCAAGGGAATGGAAcggaagggaagggaaaggtgGGGTAtagtgggaagggagagcaagggaatggaagggaagggaaatgggagGTGTAGTGGGGAGGGAGAGCAAGGGAATGGAATGGAAGGGAAATGGGGTGAGTAGTGGGTAGGGAGcggaagggaatggaagggaaggaaaatggggttgcagtgggaagggagagcaagggaatggaagggaatggaagggaatggaagggaaaagaaatggggTGTGTAGTGGAATGGGAGAgcaagggagaggaagggaatggaagggaagggaaatggggttGCAGcgggaagggagagaaagggaagNNNNNNNNNNNNNNNNNNNNNNNNNNNNNNNNNNNNNNNNNNNNNNNNNNNNNNNNNNNNNNNNNNNNNNNNNNNNNNNNNNNNNNNNNNNNNNNNNNNNGGAAGACACTCACCTGCTCCATCTCCAACGTCTGATGCGGATTTGGAGCTGAAGAGAACGTCCGTGTGGTTCAGGATGAACTCCACCACGGCTGACTGCGTCTGCACTTCCATGAAGGCAGCTCCTCCGCTCACGCAGGCAGACTCGCTCTGCGATGATCTGAGGAAAAGGCAGGTGAAGTCAAAGTGCCATCAGGCAGAAGGCTGGCAAGATGCGTGCCCCTTGGGTAAGACTTTGCCACGTGTCAGCTATTGTGCCTCACTGCGCGGGCACACAAGACTTTCGGGACACTGACGAGATGACATCTCAGCAAAGCATGACGCAAGGGACCACACAGGCGTACAAGAGAAGAGCACgttggaaggagaaaaaggtgaGATGGCTACTCTCTGGAGAACGGAACTAGGCGTTGTgttgaaatgggaaaaaaagtttaccTTAAGAGGTTGGGAGCCCATACAATCGCTAAGTTCTTAGCGTGCATGTTTGTgatggagcagctcccagccagacAGGCTAAGTGTCTCATCAGGTACTCCAGGGTCCTGGAAAACAAGAGAGGCAAACGTTCAGCACCAACGAGCACGCCACGCTGACACTCACAAAACAAATCTCCAttcattctctccttttttttctgcgAGCAATCAAAAGCAAAGTTGAACACAGGCATCATGTGGCTAGCACAAGACAAAACCTGGAATCGCACCGTTTCCCTCTGAAACGCAGCAGGCCTGAGCTCAACAGACTGCGGGCAGCACTGACCTGTAATGAGGCgggggcagctgctggaggacgTCCTGCATTCTCACCAGCCGCTCCTCATCCGTAGCGGCAGAAACAGCCTCCTGGAATAATGCAGAAAGGGATTCAGACACACCTCAGGCTACAGACCTGCCGCAGCCTCTGGAACTATGGGGACAATGCACTGTTGCTCAGCACTGAGCCGCATTTTGTGAGCCGAGCCTCTCTGCTCTCCAAGAGGCATCTTGGCAACAGACTGGCGTGCAGCTGATGCCATCAGGGCCAAGGAATCCAAGCGCTGGGCCGGTTTACGGCCtggctgtgcagctcagctccttgcAGTGGGCATTCATCTCCAAGCACCATTTGCTTTTCATCCCATTCCTCTTCTATCAATAGTTGGGCAACAGCAAAACAACGGGAATTCTTGCAAGCACTGTTAATACGGAAATAACCGCCTACGGGGACCACCAAAAGTGGCATCAGGAGGATGCAGGATGCGGCAAAGACATGCCAGTAAGCCTCAGGGGGCAACAGAAAAAGGACCTCAGGCCTGGGGCGCTGCTGCACCCATCTCCCACCCATCCATCCCAGGGGCAGCACGCTAACACCAGCTGGGCATCTGCTgtgcaggaagctgctgcttttacaCATACACCCCTTGGATCCCTAGAAAAACCCcaactgaaacagaaacaagacCAAAAAAGCTGCGCTGATGTACGCGTACGTGACAGGTCACGCCAAGAGGCCCAGggaacagggaaaggaaagacGCTGCCTTGTGCTTACCGAGAACTTCTCATACAGATGGTCGGACAGCAGAGGGCTCGGGAGCTCCCTGAAGTACATTTTGCAGAGGGAGCTCACGCTGTGAATGTCGCGGACATCCGTTAGCTCAGGAACCTGCTCAGACTCAAACTCCtggctgcagagaaggacacAAAAACGGgcagaagcatttgaaaaagaGGAGACCAAGggaaaagcaagacaaaagacagtcaagaaaacaaagggGTTCCTGATTGACAGGAGAACAGAAACAGTCACCAACACCACGGGAGCCATGCTACATGACATGTTTCCAAAAGGAGACCTTTCCTTTTTGCTAAGGCCTTTTCACACTTAGTCTGACAACTGACTGCCACTCGCAGCACTCTTACCGCAGCTTCTGGATCTTGGAGGCGACGCCGGACAGGCGGTATATCCCC
The Numida meleagris isolate 19003 breed g44 Domestic line chromosome 1, NumMel1.0, whole genome shotgun sequence genome window above contains:
- the LOC110401604 gene encoding rho GTPase-activating protein 32-like, encoding MPPKELSRWWRGKHGFQVGFFPSECVELIKDKVPQSLIDSVPKPASKKQGKIITFLRSLVKARPKKAKQRETVKEGVFGCDLGEYLLHSGQDVPQVLKSCAEFIEQHGMVQGIYRLSGVASKIQKLRQEFESEQVPELTDVRDIHSVSSLCKMYFRELPSPLLSDHLYEKFSEAVSAATDEERLVRMQDVLQQLPPPHYRTLEYLMRHLACLAGSCSITNMHAKNLAIVWAPNLLRSSQSESACVSGGAAFMEVQTQSAVVEFILNHTDVLFSSKSASDVGDGAGNLGGMVDHHRS